In Ochotona princeps isolate mOchPri1 chromosome 21, mOchPri1.hap1, whole genome shotgun sequence, a single genomic region encodes these proteins:
- the PRR20G gene encoding proline-rich protein 20G, with protein sequence MAEQRPPKRLRLHPEDPDEGSSGLQGKPGGSSVQQDLTEADSLPASAKPVKPIAYVRPMRIQMPAYAEATQSGRRGQRRGRGQRRRAGGSRHDMARPQEASNQHSQLNNVQEPGNPAEPGASLAPFFPYVGTAIAHASQNLPHMQHGERLELYRAAQGPLELEVYPCIGFSPLAGSALRFTQTTFGTHVFGVPVFSVHVFR encoded by the exons ATGGCGGAACAAAGACCCCCGAAACGACTTCGCTTGCACCCCGAGGACCCTGATGAAG gCTCCTCTGGGCTTCAGGGAAAGCCAGGTGGCTCATCTGTGCAACAAGACCTCACGGAAGCAGATAGTCTCCCAGCATCAGCCAAGCCTGTAAAACCCATTGCTTATGTGAGACCTATGAGAATTCAGATGCCAGCTTACGCAGAGGCAACTCAATCTGGACgaagagggcagaggagaggcagaggccaGAGAAGAAGAGCAGGAGGGAGCAGACACGACATGGCACGTCCTCAGGAGGCGTCGAATCAGCACAGCCAGCTGAACAACGTGCAAGAGCCAGGCAACCCTGCAGAACCAGGGGCCAGCCTGGCCCCTTTCTTCCCTTACGTTGGTACAGCCATAGCACACGCAAGCCAGAACCTCCCCCATATGCAGCATGGGGAGAGGCTGGAGTTGTACAGGGCTGCCCAGGGGCCACTGGAGCTTGAGGTCTATCCTTGCATAGGTTTCAGCCCCTTAGCTGGCTCAGCCTTGCGCTTCACGCAAACCACCTTCGGCACCCATGTGTTCGGAGTCCCAGTGTTTTCCGTCCATGTCTTCCGCTGA